A stretch of the Thiomicrorhabdus indica genome encodes the following:
- a CDS encoding helix-turn-helix transcriptional regulator, producing MNNQPIPISQANTPKPSTPQPTTGLDPILRKPQLLEVVPLSYSQIRRLVNLGQFPKPVRLGANSVGWRHSDVQTWLNSREEVEGWQG from the coding sequence ATGAATAATCAACCAATCCCAATATCACAGGCCAACACGCCTAAACCATCCACGCCACAACCAACAACCGGCCTAGATCCGATTTTGCGCAAGCCGCAACTCTTGGAAGTTGTGCCGCTGTCTTATTCCCAAATACGCAGACTGGTGAACCTTGGACAGTTCCCTAAACCCGTTCGATTGGGCGCGAACTCAGTAGGCTGGAGACACTCAGACGTTCAAACATGGCTAAACAGTCGTGAAGAAGTGGAAGGGTGGCAGGGATGA
- a CDS encoding GNAT family N-acetyltransferase translates to MSFKIERFDKTKHKRTGFKCEEQSLTDYLKKQLTQDEKRNLAKGYVLVNEADETNAVLGFYTLTAFSVFLDANDLEQYQEQTTAKGFAKIPPTMQAPAVLIGRLARHIDLRGTRAGERLLMDALQAVLAVANLYAVHFVIVDAINDHANAFYKRYGFLEFGKVENRLYLPLKTIEQATA, encoded by the coding sequence TTGAGCTTTAAAATTGAGCGGTTCGATAAGACCAAACACAAACGCACCGGCTTTAAATGTGAAGAGCAAAGCCTAACGGATTATCTAAAAAAACAACTGACACAAGATGAAAAGCGCAATCTAGCTAAAGGCTATGTATTGGTAAATGAAGCAGACGAAACCAACGCGGTATTAGGGTTTTATACCTTAACCGCGTTTTCTGTTTTCTTGGATGCCAACGACCTAGAGCAATACCAAGAACAGACCACCGCTAAAGGATTCGCCAAAATACCGCCAACCATGCAAGCCCCAGCGGTATTAATTGGACGTTTGGCGCGCCATATCGACCTAAGAGGTACGAGAGCAGGCGAACGGCTTTTAATGGATGCACTGCAAGCAGTTTTAGCCGTTGCTAACCTTTATGCCGTGCATTTTGTCATAGTGGACGCAATCAACGACCACGCCAATGCCTTTTATAAACGCTATGGCTTTTTAGAATTTGGCAAAGTCGAAAACCGCCTATATTTGCCACTTAAGACAATCGAGCAAGCAACGGCCTAA
- a CDS encoding DUF1778 domain-containing protein, producing the protein METAIDARIDLRTSDQAKQLIKQAALLSGQSMTDFILSVTLEKAKECLKQNTSQTVSLEDFNAMMEALEQPPQSNTALSNALKQHPNQGAKFEL; encoded by the coding sequence ATGGAAACCGCAATCGATGCAAGAATAGACCTTAGAACCAGCGACCAAGCCAAACAATTGATAAAACAGGCCGCGTTATTATCTGGGCAATCTATGACCGATTTTATTTTGAGCGTGACACTGGAAAAGGCCAAAGAGTGCCTAAAACAGAACACGAGTCAAACTGTAAGCCTTGAAGACTTTAACGCGATGATGGAAGCCCTAGAGCAACCACCGCAATCAAATACCGCCCTAAGCAATGCCCTAAAACAACACCCAAACCAAGGGGCAAAATTTGAGCTTTAA
- a CDS encoding BrnA antitoxin family protein, whose protein sequence is MANKLAAPTAQEDQEATQHGLEDGALMDDSSLQKMQSLSDVLPELLQAQQQGELKTRPVGRPKAQNPKQAVTVRYDAEIIEYFKSTGKGWQTRMNDALNEWMKEHAHS, encoded by the coding sequence ATGGCGAATAAATTAGCAGCACCAACCGCACAAGAAGATCAAGAAGCCACACAGCACGGTCTAGAGGACGGTGCGTTAATGGATGATTCAAGTTTGCAGAAAATGCAAAGCCTAAGCGATGTATTGCCGGAACTGTTGCAAGCACAGCAACAAGGCGAACTAAAAACGCGCCCTGTGGGAAGACCCAAAGCACAAAACCCAAAGCAAGCGGTAACGGTTCGTTATGACGCTGAAATAATCGAGTACTTCAAAAGCACCGGCAAAGGCTGGCAAACCCGAATGAATGACGCGCTTAATGAATGGATGAAAGAACACGCACACAGCTAA
- a CDS encoding tyrosine-type recombinase/integrase — translation MPLTDTAIRKMKPEAKRYRKTDSDGLIIEVTPNNKKIWRYRYQFAGKSAIFTIGDYPAIPLAKARELRDEAKGQVQQGINPTEYKKTKIAQQQAELEHQQAQANRMTFTQLFDLWHAHNAENWTYDYAKDIRERVEAHLIPVLGNQPLEEIKPKDIINALKQIEAKGIMETMKRSRQYASRIFRYGVGMGHCETDPVRDLPTDIFKKQDKDNFNHITDRGELSQLLRAIDTYLGDISTATALKLAPLVFLRPNELAGLRWDEIDLEQNRITITAERMKMKRAHVVPLSKQAKALIESMQIFQQQSEYLFPSPRTPARPINGQSLNAGLHRMGFKGKQTAHGFRHTASTLLNEMGFNSDHIEKQLAHEQGNKIRGTYNKAEYIQERAKMMQAYSDHLEAIKTGAEIIPMFKNGA, via the coding sequence ATGCCTTTAACAGATACCGCAATCCGCAAAATGAAACCCGAGGCCAAGCGATACCGCAAAACGGACAGTGACGGCTTAATAATCGAAGTTACTCCCAATAATAAAAAGATTTGGCGTTACCGCTATCAGTTTGCCGGTAAATCAGCAATATTTACCATAGGCGACTATCCAGCTATTCCATTAGCTAAAGCCCGAGAACTAAGAGACGAGGCCAAAGGCCAAGTACAGCAGGGCATTAACCCCACCGAATACAAGAAAACCAAGATAGCCCAGCAACAGGCCGAACTTGAACACCAGCAAGCGCAAGCCAACCGCATGACATTTACACAACTGTTTGACTTATGGCACGCTCATAATGCTGAGAACTGGACATACGATTACGCTAAAGACATACGCGAACGGGTAGAAGCCCACCTAATCCCCGTGCTAGGCAATCAACCCCTAGAAGAGATCAAACCCAAAGACATTATTAACGCCCTAAAACAAATCGAGGCAAAGGGCATTATGGAAACTATGAAACGTTCGCGCCAATATGCCAGCCGAATCTTTCGCTATGGGGTAGGGATGGGGCATTGTGAAACCGACCCCGTTAGAGATTTGCCCACCGATATATTCAAGAAACAGGATAAAGACAACTTTAACCACATTACCGACCGTGGCGAACTTTCCCAACTATTGCGTGCTATTGATACCTATTTAGGTGACATCAGCACGGCCACCGCTTTAAAGTTAGCCCCGTTAGTATTTTTACGCCCGAATGAGTTAGCCGGTTTACGCTGGGATGAAATCGACCTAGAACAAAACCGAATCACCATAACAGCCGAGCGAATGAAAATGAAACGCGCCCACGTTGTGCCGTTATCCAAACAAGCAAAGGCGTTAATTGAGTCTATGCAAATCTTCCAACAGCAAAGCGAATACCTATTCCCAAGTCCCAGAACACCGGCACGCCCAATCAATGGGCAAAGTCTTAACGCTGGATTGCACCGAATGGGCTTTAAGGGCAAACAGACCGCCCACGGCTTTAGGCATACCGCTAGCACGCTATTAAATGAAATGGGCTTTAACTCTGACCATATCGAAAAACAGTTAGCCCACGAGCAGGGTAACAAGATAAGAGGAACTTATAACAAAGCTGAATATATCCAAGAACGCGCCAAAATGATGCAGGCCTATTCTGACCATTTAGAGGCCATAAAAACGGGGGCGGAAATTATTCCTATGTTCAAAAATGGCGCGTGA
- a CDS encoding diguanylate cyclase domain-containing protein, producing the protein MSIQGTDVVQYIEEHGLSLVPEVFSVIFDFLSGTNRFLQERIETVMETDQLTDENIKALYKDYIFQKQLHASIITEEEVAKTLNLIDRVHSKLEETTKALDNVQDTLEFRSKVVAEIDTHAEIEMLKDTISHDINTLLYEINDSNLWIKYRQKVIKDQLGELKSQQRVHYQDTLTNLPNKFFLKQKLSAICSVQNANHSDERIYIGKITIDNLSTLNQIHGRTIGDAVLRKLGKNIQDVIPENWELYRVDGNDFALSGPNEISMNEMSMKLITLKKTFSGKRFKSKVSDEPVVTSLSVKVITMLRATAAEDIFDEF; encoded by the coding sequence ATGAGTATTCAAGGCACAGACGTTGTCCAATACATTGAAGAACATGGTTTAAGTTTAGTTCCCGAAGTCTTTTCAGTAATTTTTGACTTTTTATCTGGGACAAATCGTTTTCTACAAGAGCGAATTGAAACGGTAATGGAAACGGACCAGCTTACGGATGAAAACATCAAAGCTTTGTACAAGGACTATATTTTTCAAAAACAACTGCATGCAAGCATTATCACCGAAGAAGAAGTTGCCAAAACCTTAAACCTAATTGACCGTGTTCATAGCAAACTCGAAGAGACGACAAAAGCCTTGGATAATGTCCAAGATACACTTGAATTTCGAAGCAAAGTCGTCGCTGAAATTGATACTCATGCTGAAATAGAGATGCTAAAAGATACAATCTCTCATGACATCAATACTCTGTTATATGAAATAAATGACTCCAACCTATGGATCAAATATCGCCAAAAAGTAATTAAAGACCAACTAGGTGAACTCAAGTCTCAACAACGTGTTCACTACCAAGACACTCTGACAAACTTACCCAACAAATTCTTCCTTAAACAAAAGCTCTCAGCAATCTGTAGTGTGCAAAATGCCAATCACTCAGACGAGCGTATTTATATTGGAAAAATCACAATAGATAACCTTAGCACCTTAAATCAAATACACGGGCGAACCATTGGTGATGCTGTTTTAAGGAAACTTGGTAAAAATATTCAAGATGTCATCCCAGAAAACTGGGAACTTTACCGAGTGGATGGCAACGATTTTGCACTATCTGGTCCGAATGAAATCAGTATGAATGAAATGTCGATGAAACTGATTACCTTGAAAAAAACCTTTTCAGGAAAGCGGTTCAAAAGCAAAGTTTCTGATGAACCTGTCGTAACCTCGTTATCAGTTAAAGTCATCACTATGCTCCGAGCTACTGCGGCTGAAGATATATTCGATGAGTTTTGA
- a CDS encoding DUF4345 domain-containing protein, whose protein sequence is MDNLMTKIYLLIAGMIIILVGGFISLTPNEYLASMNVQNSSLDRNLSSYVSLLSDLRAMGGLMIVIGLSIFMATFRNDLMKSAVLISTTFYATFVVFRVLGFLLDGIPQFEIMLAFLIEVILAFCGLFLILLKRHQHQYKAPRLVNPAVNN, encoded by the coding sequence ATGGATAACTTGATGACAAAAATTTATCTATTGATTGCTGGGATGATCATCATTTTGGTGGGAGGATTTATTTCCTTAACGCCTAATGAATATTTGGCAAGTATGAATGTGCAAAATAGTAGTCTTGATAGAAACCTTTCATCATACGTTAGTTTACTCAGTGACTTGAGAGCAATGGGTGGCCTGATGATTGTTATAGGTCTTTCTATTTTTATGGCAACTTTCAGAAATGATTTAATGAAATCTGCTGTATTAATATCTACAACCTTTTATGCAACATTTGTTGTATTTAGAGTCTTGGGTTTTTTGCTGGATGGTATTCCACAGTTTGAAATTATGTTGGCGTTTCTAATTGAGGTGATTCTGGCGTTTTGCGGATTATTTCTGATTTTGTTAAAAAGACATCAGCATCAATACAAAGCTCCAAGGCTTGTTAATCCAGCTGTAAATAATTAA
- a CDS encoding NAD(P)H-binding protein: protein MEQEIIAVIGSNGKTGVRVLNKLEDSGYVTRGLSRSTEIPFDWTKRETWGEALEGVHSVYVTYVPDLAVLQAEEDIKAFVGLAKEKQIKHVVLLSGRGEEGAQRAEMVVKESGLTWNIIRASWFMQNFSESFMLDGIQSGELILPEAKALEPFIDVDDIADVVVAALTRIDLNNQLLEITGPEMLTFDDCVKAIAEVTNQSIVYKGVPVDAYLAGAKAQGIPDDMAWLIKELFVNVLDGRNEWTTNTVEKVLGRSAKNFGAYVERTYKSGVWSISN, encoded by the coding sequence ATGGAACAGGAAATTATTGCCGTCATTGGATCTAACGGTAAAACGGGTGTAAGAGTTTTAAACAAGTTAGAAGACTCTGGCTATGTAACAAGAGGGCTTTCGAGAAGCACAGAAATTCCATTTGATTGGACAAAACGCGAAACTTGGGGGGAAGCATTGGAAGGCGTTCACTCAGTTTATGTTACTTACGTGCCGGATCTTGCTGTCCTACAAGCCGAGGAGGATATTAAAGCTTTTGTCGGATTGGCAAAAGAGAAACAGATAAAACATGTTGTTTTATTATCTGGGCGAGGTGAGGAAGGCGCACAACGAGCTGAGATGGTGGTTAAAGAAAGCGGACTGACTTGGAATATTATTCGTGCCAGTTGGTTTATGCAGAATTTTAGCGAGAGTTTTATGCTTGATGGCATTCAATCGGGTGAGTTGATTTTGCCTGAAGCCAAAGCTCTAGAACCTTTTATTGATGTGGACGATATTGCCGATGTTGTTGTGGCCGCACTGACAAGAATTGATTTAAACAATCAGTTACTGGAAATTACTGGACCGGAAATGCTCACATTTGATGATTGCGTTAAAGCCATTGCAGAGGTCACTAATCAGAGCATTGTTTATAAAGGGGTTCCGGTTGACGCTTATTTGGCTGGAGCCAAAGCTCAGGGGATTCCTGACGATATGGCGTGGTTAATTAAGGAACTTTTCGTCAATGTATTGGATGGTCGAAATGAGTGGACAACCAATACGGTTGAAAAAGTATTGGGTCGCTCTGCGAAAAACTTTGGTGCGTATGTTGAAAGAACTTATAAGAGTGGTGTCTGGTCAATATCTAATTAG
- a CDS encoding AraC family transcriptional regulator, protein MFNAPMSILFCSLSKQEAFHMNEIHQREIPKLSDALGQTLYSLRLNGLMYANSELTAPWGLEMPPMPGKMMFHIVTKGSCWLGFKNDETVLLQPGELVLIPKGEGHSIASQKNSECKGFFEIPVTKLSERFEFMQYGGGGDETHITCGILSFDHIAGQKLISQLPPAIHIKSENNELPEQLNTLINIMANEVANSSTGGETVVANLADIIVIKAIRYWLKNSKEAKEGWLGALKDPKIGKALAAIHNQPGATWNVERLAEQAGMSRSGFSARFTEIMGMSVKQYLTEWRMQLARMKIMQSPVSLPDLAEELGYQSEAAFSRAYKRVFGLPPFRQNQKNTD, encoded by the coding sequence ATGTTTAATGCTCCTATGTCCATACTATTTTGCAGTTTGTCCAAACAAGAGGCTTTCCACATGAATGAGATTCATCAGCGAGAAATTCCAAAGCTATCCGACGCCTTAGGACAAACGCTATATTCGTTAAGACTCAATGGTTTGATGTATGCCAATTCAGAGCTCACCGCTCCATGGGGACTAGAGATGCCCCCAATGCCTGGAAAAATGATGTTTCATATCGTCACTAAAGGGAGCTGCTGGCTAGGTTTTAAAAATGATGAAACGGTGCTTTTACAACCCGGCGAATTGGTTCTAATACCTAAAGGAGAGGGACATTCAATTGCCTCGCAGAAAAATAGTGAATGCAAGGGCTTTTTTGAAATTCCAGTAACTAAACTGTCGGAACGTTTTGAATTTATGCAGTATGGCGGTGGCGGCGACGAGACCCATATAACTTGTGGCATCTTAAGCTTTGATCATATCGCAGGACAAAAACTGATTTCTCAATTACCCCCTGCCATCCATATAAAGTCTGAAAATAATGAGCTACCTGAACAACTCAATACGCTTATCAACATTATGGCAAACGAGGTTGCAAATTCCTCAACCGGTGGGGAGACCGTTGTGGCGAACTTAGCCGATATCATCGTAATTAAAGCAATACGTTACTGGCTAAAAAACTCGAAAGAAGCCAAAGAAGGATGGTTAGGTGCGCTAAAAGACCCCAAAATTGGTAAAGCCTTGGCGGCCATTCACAACCAGCCTGGTGCCACTTGGAACGTGGAACGCCTTGCAGAGCAAGCTGGCATGTCTAGATCTGGGTTTTCCGCTCGTTTTACTGAAATCATGGGCATGTCAGTCAAACAATATTTAACGGAATGGAGAATGCAGCTCGCCAGAATGAAAATTATGCAGTCCCCCGTTTCTTTGCCTGATCTGGCTGAAGAATTGGGCTACCAATCCGAAGCCGCTTTCTCGCGTGCTTATAAACGAGTATTTGGATTGCCGCCATTCCGTCAAAACCAAAAGAATACAGACTAA
- a CDS encoding ParA family protein, translated as MKKTPKIISVASTKGGVGKTTTSANLGAFLSDQDLKVLLIDADVQPSLSEYYVIDEIADFGLTNLITNPQVQPELVASKIEENLHIVMSDDPEGDLQNWVRNTADGRTRLKMILKKRFCEYDVIIIDTQGAVGALQEATIIAADMIISPVIPDKLCAGEFIHNTLGMINRLAESAEFMGFEIAPLKAFLNCTANTNDSQAYAADIRSLEYQAICRVPVTILNSEIPDTVAFRDATSSQMPAHRYEKTSTRKTGSAFGLMSALVKELDVINEVQ; from the coding sequence ATGAAGAAAACACCAAAAATTATTTCCGTCGCCTCAACAAAAGGCGGCGTGGGAAAAACAACAACAAGTGCAAATCTTGGAGCCTTTCTTTCCGATCAAGACCTAAAAGTCCTTCTAATTGATGCTGATGTTCAGCCTAGTCTATCTGAGTACTATGTCATCGATGAAATTGCCGATTTTGGTCTAACAAATCTAATCACCAATCCTCAAGTACAACCTGAATTGGTTGCCTCAAAAATTGAAGAAAATCTACACATCGTAATGTCTGATGATCCAGAAGGAGATTTACAAAACTGGGTCAGAAATACAGCTGACGGTCGTACACGTCTAAAAATGATTCTCAAAAAACGTTTTTGCGAATATGACGTGATAATTATCGACACCCAAGGTGCCGTGGGCGCATTACAAGAAGCAACGATTATTGCAGCCGATATGATTATCAGTCCTGTAATTCCGGATAAATTATGCGCTGGTGAATTTATTCACAATACGCTAGGAATGATTAACCGTCTTGCTGAATCCGCAGAATTCATGGGTTTCGAAATAGCCCCTTTGAAAGCATTTCTCAACTGCACAGCCAACACAAATGATAGCCAAGCTTATGCAGCAGATATTCGATCATTGGAGTACCAAGCTATCTGTAGGGTACCTGTCACCATTCTCAATTCAGAAATCCCTGATACGGTTGCATTTCGAGATGCAACCAGTTCACAAATGCCTGCCCACCGATATGAAAAAACATCCACACGAAAAACCGGATCAGCTTTTGGTCTTATGAGTGCCCTCGTCAAAGAGCTTGATGTAATCAATGAGGTGCAATAA
- a CDS encoding ParB family protein: MTKNIQRVALSAVGNRSLKSKVSEPSDPISRTPMRVKIVDIEPYDKNPRTVKNDSYDEIKESIREKGLEQPFTITRRPGDHTYTTRAGGNTRLAILKELYAETKSDEFLFADVYFEPFTKEQDLLISHLTENDLRGNLTLLDRAKGVIQARDLIEKELDRKLSLRELSEQLKQNGYSLNHVAISALIYALEELYPVLPELLEDGAGKPVVERVRKVEGQLKDVWKQLEQPEEDFKTVFNEALKEAYAHSDRGIDTDEIFRAFEAEAALSTGIDINSIRVKIAQLLATKPPAPKEPDIDITEKSNPSEQIVTDSTTELTEEEISNDEPEITEELETPYQEGEPQNEEKNKELVQKPIKQKKEDVLSDAAEKILNENPDESIEDDDLYHLREIALKQAVLVAEECGIEDLVIKLNRGFGWALADMPQEIHFTNCGIDDSKPEFKRIWEIWFSLYQLCGATLNNKKTHYTKLIVHENDLKALVEERFDEISDLGQYSSTISLNYSLPITASDVLLNKVNQLQVITRKIMSNGDSQQINIWEESHG; the protein is encoded by the coding sequence ATGACTAAAAATATTCAAAGAGTCGCACTTTCAGCGGTTGGGAATCGATCCCTAAAAAGTAAAGTTTCAGAGCCATCAGACCCGATAAGTCGCACGCCCATGCGTGTAAAAATTGTTGATATTGAACCTTATGATAAAAACCCTCGAACAGTTAAAAATGATTCTTATGATGAAATCAAAGAATCAATCCGTGAAAAGGGTTTAGAGCAGCCATTTACGATTACACGTCGTCCAGGAGATCATACTTATACAACGAGAGCCGGTGGCAACACACGGCTTGCGATACTTAAAGAGCTGTACGCCGAAACAAAGTCTGATGAATTCTTGTTTGCAGATGTTTATTTTGAGCCATTTACTAAAGAACAAGACTTATTAATTAGTCACCTTACCGAAAACGATCTACGCGGTAATCTTACTCTGCTTGATCGAGCGAAAGGCGTTATTCAAGCACGAGATTTAATTGAAAAAGAACTAGATCGAAAGCTCTCTCTAAGAGAGTTATCAGAACAATTAAAACAAAATGGTTACTCTCTTAATCATGTTGCGATAAGCGCACTAATCTACGCTTTAGAAGAGCTTTATCCTGTCTTACCTGAACTATTAGAAGACGGTGCCGGAAAGCCTGTGGTTGAGCGTGTCCGTAAAGTTGAAGGTCAGTTAAAAGACGTTTGGAAGCAACTTGAGCAGCCTGAAGAAGACTTTAAAACCGTCTTTAATGAGGCGTTAAAAGAAGCTTACGCACATTCCGATCGAGGTATTGATACCGATGAAATCTTTAGAGCATTCGAAGCAGAAGCTGCGCTGTCAACAGGGATTGATATTAATTCTATTCGAGTAAAGATTGCGCAATTACTTGCAACAAAGCCCCCTGCTCCAAAAGAACCTGATATTGATATTACAGAAAAATCAAATCCGTCAGAACAAATAGTAACTGATTCAACAACAGAGTTAACAGAAGAAGAAATCAGCAATGATGAGCCAGAAATAACTGAAGAACTTGAAACACCCTATCAAGAAGGTGAGCCACAAAATGAAGAAAAAAATAAAGAGTTAGTTCAAAAACCAATAAAGCAAAAAAAAGAAGATGTTCTATCTGACGCAGCCGAAAAAATTCTTAATGAAAATCCAGATGAGTCTATTGAAGATGATGATTTATATCATCTACGCGAAATTGCGCTAAAACAAGCCGTTTTAGTCGCAGAAGAATGTGGTATTGAAGACTTGGTAATCAAATTGAATCGCGGCTTTGGTTGGGCATTAGCAGATATGCCGCAAGAGATTCATTTTACTAACTGTGGAATTGATGATTCAAAACCTGAATTTAAGCGCATTTGGGAGATCTGGTTTAGCTTGTATCAGCTTTGCGGTGCAACACTGAACAATAAGAAAACTCACTACACTAAATTAATTGTCCATGAAAATGATTTGAAAGCACTTGTCGAAGAACGATTCGATGAAATCAGTGATCTTGGTCAGTACAGTTCAACAATTAGTTTAAATTACTCGTTGCCAATAACAGCCAGTGATGTACTGCTTAATAAAGTAAATCAGCTCCAAGTTATTACAAGAAAGATTATGTCAAACGGTGATTCTCAGCAGATTAACATCTGGGAGGAATCACATGGCTAA
- a CDS encoding STY4526/YPO1902 family pathogenicity island replication protein produces MANFQRDMLSLVIKQICQQSEDGRLKEVMAEFDLTEEDIKAFSGLHHSAVERLSKSRVQPFKITPNKETISYIKSIAEECALQERAIKLAAPNDFLARFFGISSREAFAKRVMNGVDAKRVKRVVQINQEKKIIEKYLRVSQECKIELTAKDYCDICEELLSESIHVNLKVVWLTIEEYRTECALPVEEKIGLEV; encoded by the coding sequence ATGGCTAATTTCCAAAGAGATATGCTAAGTCTGGTTATTAAACAGATTTGCCAACAATCAGAAGACGGCCGTTTAAAAGAAGTAATGGCAGAATTTGATTTAACTGAAGAAGACATTAAAGCCTTTTCAGGATTACATCATAGCGCGGTGGAAAGACTTTCGAAATCCAGGGTGCAACCCTTCAAAATCACCCCTAATAAAGAAACTATTTCTTACATTAAATCAATCGCTGAAGAGTGTGCACTGCAAGAAAGAGCAATCAAGTTAGCCGCCCCTAATGATTTTCTCGCTCGATTTTTTGGAATTAGTTCACGAGAAGCATTTGCTAAACGGGTAATGAATGGAGTTGATGCCAAGCGTGTTAAACGCGTTGTGCAAATCAATCAAGAGAAAAAAATCATAGAAAAATATCTCCGTGTAAGTCAAGAATGCAAAATTGAACTTACCGCTAAAGATTATTGTGATATTTGCGAAGAACTTCTATCTGAAAGCATACATGTAAATTTAAAGGTTGTGTGGCTCACGATAGAAGAATATCGAACCGAATGCGCATTGCCGGTCGAGGAAAAAATTGGATTAGAGGTGTAG
- the trfA gene encoding plasmid replication initiator TrfA — protein MGIQNTALQEKVNALSSQFHPDGTIKSKTPQNKPKQLSLPGWEDKSWGAPNAVLRGALFAATQGRNRRLCERELIATLEGYEIRYTGIQLTQSDLNLWEALLHLSRANPLGSEALFSAYEILKQLGKGTSKTDYESLKKSLARLRSADVEITIKNEKTYFGQLCGISGELDEKTDEYRFKFSGGLISLFDSGWSKIDFEQRQQLKDKPLALWLHGLYSSHARPYPMKIESIHKLCGSDTKQLKHFTASVKKAHQDLIEIGLLKKFEVSNGIVSVEKKATKSQLKHLKNKGEKK, from the coding sequence ATGGGAATTCAAAATACTGCACTTCAAGAAAAAGTAAATGCACTGAGTAGCCAATTTCATCCGGATGGAACGATCAAAAGTAAAACACCGCAGAATAAACCCAAGCAGTTAAGTTTGCCTGGTTGGGAGGATAAGAGCTGGGGAGCACCCAATGCAGTCCTTAGAGGGGCTTTATTCGCCGCTACACAAGGTCGTAATCGCCGCTTATGTGAACGAGAGCTAATAGCGACTCTTGAAGGTTATGAAATACGCTACACAGGCATCCAGCTAACTCAATCCGATTTGAATCTTTGGGAAGCATTATTACATCTCTCCAGAGCAAACCCACTTGGTAGTGAAGCTCTATTTTCTGCCTATGAAATCCTAAAACAATTAGGTAAAGGCACATCTAAAACTGACTACGAAAGTCTTAAAAAAAGCTTGGCACGTTTAAGATCTGCCGATGTTGAAATCACAATTAAAAATGAAAAAACCTATTTTGGCCAACTCTGCGGTATTAGCGGTGAATTAGATGAAAAAACCGATGAATACCGTTTTAAATTCAGCGGTGGATTGATTAGCTTATTTGATAGCGGTTGGTCAAAGATTGATTTTGAACAACGCCAACAACTGAAAGACAAGCCGTTGGCTTTATGGCTTCACGGTCTATACAGTAGTCATGCACGCCCTTACCCAATGAAAATTGAGAGTATCCATAAGCTTTGTGGGAGTGATACAAAACAATTAAAACACTTTACGGCATCGGTTAAAAAAGCGCATCAAGATTTAATTGAGATAGGTCTACTGAAAAAATTTGAAGTATCAAATGGTATCGTGAGCGTTGAAAAAAAGGCAACAAAAAGTCAGCTAAAACACCTTAAAAATAAAGGTGAAAAAAAGTGA
- the vapB gene encoding type II toxin-antitoxin system VapB family antitoxin yields the protein MINATVFENNKTQAIRLPVPVRFPRSVKKVVVRAIGQERIISPIENTWDSFFLNPENTASDDFLDERAEQTEALRESFDD from the coding sequence ATGATTAATGCGACCGTTTTCGAAAATAATAAAACACAAGCCATTCGTCTTCCTGTTCCTGTTCGCTTTCCTCGTTCAGTAAAAAAAGTGGTTGTCCGTGCAATTGGCCAAGAGCGGATTATTAGTCCAATAGAAAACACATGGGACAGTTTCTTTTTAAATCCAGAAAATACGGCTTCTGATGACTTTTTGGATGAACGTGCTGAGCAAACAGAAGCTTTAAGAGAGTCATTCGATGATTAA